In a single window of the Elaeis guineensis isolate ETL-2024a chromosome 8, EG11, whole genome shotgun sequence genome:
- the LOC105049684 gene encoding SNF1-related protein kinase regulatory subunit gamma-1, translating into MDSPPGSARSSPEAEVGLRVEDLWDIQEPQLSPSEKLNSCFESMPVSSFPLAPSSQVVEIPSDSSLADAVETLSKNKILSAPVRNMEAPENASWIDRYLGIVEFAGIAVWLLHQSEVAAQGMIAGSDATTEAADGLAAKLGTVTLETATFVEAHGGVMAKSAPEAAVSMGGSFFETLTSSDFYKNTKVRDISGSFRWAPFLALQNSDSFLTMLLLLSKYRMKSLPVVDLGEAKIDNIITQSAVVHMLAECVGLHWFEDWGTKKLLELGLPLMRPNKVVKVSEEEPVLKAFQLMRKRRIGGLPVVDGSGNKAIANLTIRDVQYLLTSPEIYKAYRSITAKDFVTSVKKYFEEHQDASPMLMNVITCNRDDTIKDIILKLDAEKRQRIYVVDKEDNLEGVITLRDIISRLVHEPHGYFGDFFDGVVPLPQNSRV; encoded by the exons atggatAGCCCGCCGGGGAGTGCACGGTCGAGCCCGGAGGCGGAGGTGGGGTTGCGGGTGGAAGACCTGTGGGACATCCAGGAGCCGCAGCTCAGCCCCTCCGAGAAGCTCAACTCCTGCTTCGAGAGTATGCCCGTCTCCTCTTTCCCCCTCGCCCCCTCGTCCCAAG TTGTTGAGATACCTTCAGATTCTAGTCTAGCTGATGCTGTCGAAACTTTATCGAAAAACAAAATCCTGAGTGCACCAGTGCGCAATATGGAGGCACCAGAAAATGCTAGTTGGATTGACAGATACCTTGGCATTGTAGAATTTGCTGGAATTGCTGTATGGCTTCTGCATCAG TCAGAAGTTGCAGCACAGGGGATGATTGCTGGTTCTGATGCAACAACAGAAGCTGCAGATGGACTAGCAGCTAAACTTGGCACTGTTACATTGGAGACAGCAACATTTGTTGAAGCTCATGGTGGAGTCATGGCTAAATCAGCCCCTGAAGCTGCAGTTTCAATGGGTGGAAGCTTTTTTGAAACTCTCACTTCTTCAGACTTCTACAAGAACACAAAG GTTCGAGACATCTCAGGATCATTCCGCTGGGCACCATTTCTTGCCTTGCAGAACTCTGATTCATTCCTTACCATGCTGTTGCTGCTATCCAAGTACAGAATGAAGAGCCTTCCTGTGGTTGACCTGGGCGAAGCAAAGATCGACAACATCATCACACAGTCTGCAGTCGTTCACATGCTGGCAGAATGTGTCGGGCTTCACTGGTTCGAAGACTGGGGCACGAAGAAGCTCCTTGAACTGGGGCTTCCCTTGATGAGGCCTAATAAAGTTGTCAAG gtgagtgaagAGGAACCAGTTCTAAAAGCCTTCCAACTAATGAGAAAGAGAAGAATTGGTGGATTGCCAGTGGTTGATGGAAGTGGAAATAAGGCAATAGCAAATTTAACTATCAGAGATGTTCAATATCTTTTAACTTCTCCTGAAATATATAAGGCTTACAG ATCTATCACAGCCAAAGACTTTGTCACCAGTGTTAAGAAATATTTTGAGGAGCATCAAGATGCCTCACCCATGCTGATGAATGTGATCACTTGTAATAGAGATGACACAATAAAAGACATCATTTTAAAGCTGGATGCTGAAAAGAGACAGAGAATCTATGTTGTTGACAAGGAGGACAATCTGGAGGGAGTGATCACACTCAGAGATATAATCTCCAGGCTGGTGCATGAGCCACATGGTTACTTCGGAGATTTCTTTGATGGTGTTGTTCCCCTGCCACAGAATAGCAGGGTCTGA
- the LOC105049685 gene encoding exocyst complex component EXO70A1 has product MATATAANTDGPEKWIAKAQHIVESPVTSTSVEEDMLFGHDLHLSSKPDSTASAAADDDERSKAKVHLDAAEKVILQSDPSIPGFLTAVSDGKYLSAVDEIIRLSCGGVDGGVHGRATSLLETAMSRLRIEFSHLITTVHSPNLDADRRFSRSLSVSLPSRSSELTEDFSTSMEEERHAVEVRGWYSLSDEQTFNLIPFEVISDLKEIADRMIAGGYQQELCEAYISACRNLLNNFLSVRDVDQLIIEDAQAMDFEILSSQARNWFRRSKLFVTDVLPRVRELCDRIFEDSDELKEESFRKATKGLALQQFNHGAVIVTRLQSPASVFLMLNMYEDLIDLQASFWGDSQEFICGEVEEIFERLEKMVRETLAEFEVAIRSRKLSKPRQSGQIDPMVSYGMTYITTLVGYSSTLNLLLHDDGIDGGDNSVRGESMTPFGQRMHVFMSYIELRIQEICTFYKDDDGLKYIFLMNNVLHMVLTVEDSGLKAQLGDDWVRTRHRQIQQYATCYLRASWSKPLSYLKIDGLLLGHEGSSSVIVAVKGRFKKFNLAFEEIWSTQTAWIVPDPQLREDLRLLILMTVIPGYRTFLGITYCQLGAILKPSKYLKYTPEDLENYLSDLFEGTSEKSNHLRRKLGS; this is encoded by the coding sequence ATGGCGACGGCGACGGCGGCGAATACCGACGGCCCAGAGAAGTGGATCGCAAAGGCGCAGCACATCGTGGAGAGCCCCGTCACCTCCACCAGCGTGGAGGAGGACATGCTTTTTGGCCACGACCTCCACCTTTCCTCCAAACCCGATTCCACCGCCTCTGCCGCCGCCGACGACGACGAGCGCTCCAAGGCCAAGGTCCACCTGGACGCCGCCGAGAAGGTCATCCTCCAATCCGACCCCTCTATCCCCGGCTTTCTCACCGCGGTTTCAGACGGCAAGTATCTCTCCGCGGTCGACGAGATCATCCGCCTCTCCTGCGGCGGGGTCGACGGCGGCGTCCACGGCCGCGCCACGAGCTTACTCGAGACGGCCATGTCCCGCCTCAGAATAGAGTTCAGCCACCTTATAACCACCGTTCACTCCCCAAACCTCGATGCCGATCGCCGTTTTTCCCGAAGTCTCTCCGTTTcgttgccctccaggagcagcgaACTCACCGAGGATTTCAGCACCTCGATGGAGGAGGAGCGGCACGCGGTAGAGGTAAGAGGATGGTATTCGCTATCGGACGAGCAGACCTTCAATCTGATCCCTTTCGAGGTTATCTCTGACCTCAAAGAGATCGCCGACCGAATGATAGCAGGCGGGTACCAGCAGGAGTTGTGCGAGGCCTACATCAGTGCTTGCCGGAATTTATTGAATAATTTCCTCTCTGTTCGTGACGTCGATCAGTTGATAATCGAGGACGCGCAAGCGATGGATTTCGAAATTCTATCTAGTCAGGCGCGTAACTGGTTTCGAAGATCGAAATTATTTGTCACGGATGTTCTTCCAAGGGTGAGGGAGCTCTGTGATCGGATCTTTGAGGACTCTGATGAGCTTAAGGAAGAGAGCTTCAGAAAGGCCACCAAGGGTCTTGCCCTGCAGCAGTTCAACCATGGGGCTGTGATTGTTACAAGGCTGCAGTCACCGGCTAGCGTTTTCCTCATGTTGAACATGTATGAGGATCTCATAGACCTCCAGGCCTCGTTCTGGGGGGATTCACAGGAGTTCATATGTGGGGAGGTTGAAGAAATTTTCGAAAGGTTGGAAAAAATGGTGAGAGAAACTCTCGCTGAGTTTGAGGTTGCAATTAGGAGTAGGAAATTATCGAAGCCACGACAGAGTGGCCAGATAGATCCTATGGTCAGCTATGGGATGACTTACATCACGACATTGGTTGGTTACAGTAGCACTCTCAATTTGCTTCTCCATGATGATGGAATTGATGGTGGAGACAATTCGGTGCGCGGTGAGAGCATGACCCCGTTTGGCCAACGCATGCACGTATTTATGTCATACATAGAACTCAGAATCCAGGAAATATGCACGTTTTATAAAGACGATGATggcttaaaatatatatttttgatgaatAACGTACTACATATGGTTCTCACAGTTGAGGATTCAGGGCTGAAGGCACAATTAGGAGACGACTGGGTCCGTACTCGCCACAGACAAATCCAGCAGTATGCTACATGCTATCTCAGAGCTTCGTGGAGTAAGCCCTTGTCTTACCTAAAGATTGATGGATTATTGTTGGGGCACGAAGGCTCCTCCAGTGTCATAGTGGCTGTGAAAGGAAGGTTCAAGAAATTTAACTTGGCCTTTGAGGAAATATGGAGCACGCAGACAGCATGGATAGTCCCAGATCCTCAGCTCCGAGAAGACCTGAGATTATTGATATTGATGACAGTCATTCCAGGGTATCGTACATTTCTTGGGATAACTTACTGTCAGTTAGGAGCAATACTGAAACCATCAAAGTACCTAAAGTACACTCCAGAGGATTTAGAGAATTATTTGTCAGATTTGTTTGAAGGGACATCTGAGAAGTCAAACCATCTGAGGAGAAAACTTGGCTCATAA